From Pseudomonadota bacterium, the proteins below share one genomic window:
- a CDS encoding L-seryl-tRNA(Sec) selenium transferase, which yields MTENSDLQSRLAHLPAVDELLHEAERRGLLPRFPRGLLLDELRSRLAVARERMVKENLGVAEVWRQTEVWVAVASALTEFMAPALKPVINATGVVIHTNLGRSPLPECAVAQIAAVARGYSNLEYDLNSGRRSLRYVNVEGLLCRLSGAEAAMVVNNNAGAVLLVLAALAAGREVVVSRGELVEIGGAFRIPEVVVQGGAILREVGATNRTHLRDYEAALNENTALLLKVHTSNYRLLGFTGQPTIQELVGLGRQHDIPVVEDLGSGNLIDLKAYGLPGEPTLAEVMKSGVDLATFSGDKLLGGPQAGIVVGRRKLVEKLKKHPLNRALRIDKMTLAGLEAVLKCYLEPATLREQVPTLRMLTDSPIQLKKKSQRLKRVVRRVCENDARLRLEVRASTSRAGGGALPMVDLPGFSLFCQLSGKNPLSLEKYLRARTLPVITRIVDDWLVFDPRTIDESEFPEVGRALQELLLLSGETVV from the coding sequence ATGACGGAAAACTCTGATCTGCAGTCCCGTCTGGCCCACTTGCCGGCGGTGGATGAGCTTTTGCATGAAGCCGAGAGGCGCGGCTTGTTGCCCCGGTTTCCGCGAGGCCTGTTACTCGATGAATTGCGCTCGCGCCTGGCCGTAGCCAGAGAACGGATGGTCAAAGAGAATCTCGGCGTCGCCGAGGTTTGGCGGCAGACCGAAGTTTGGGTGGCGGTTGCATCGGCTCTGACGGAATTTATGGCGCCGGCTTTAAAACCGGTGATCAATGCGACCGGGGTGGTTATTCATACCAATCTCGGCCGTTCACCGTTACCGGAATGCGCCGTGGCTCAGATTGCCGCCGTGGCCCGGGGCTATTCCAATCTTGAATATGACCTGAATAGTGGTCGTCGCAGCCTTCGTTATGTTAATGTCGAGGGCCTCCTGTGCCGACTCAGCGGTGCGGAAGCGGCTATGGTGGTCAATAATAATGCCGGAGCCGTGCTGTTGGTCCTTGCGGCCTTGGCCGCCGGGCGCGAGGTGGTGGTTTCCCGGGGCGAACTGGTAGAAATCGGAGGGGCTTTTCGAATCCCGGAAGTCGTGGTTCAGGGAGGGGCGATCCTGCGTGAGGTTGGAGCCACCAACCGCACGCATCTGCGTGATTATGAAGCGGCGCTCAATGAAAATACGGCTCTTCTCCTCAAGGTTCATACCAGTAATTATCGCCTGCTGGGGTTTACCGGCCAGCCGACAATTCAGGAGCTGGTCGGACTGGGACGACAGCATGACATTCCCGTGGTCGAGGATCTGGGCAGTGGTAACCTGATCGATCTCAAAGCTTACGGTTTGCCGGGAGAACCCACTTTGGCCGAGGTCATGAAAAGCGGGGTCGATCTTGCGACTTTCAGCGGCGACAAACTGTTGGGTGGTCCCCAGGCCGGGATTGTGGTCGGGCGGCGTAAGCTGGTCGAGAAGCTGAAAAAACATCCTTTGAATCGGGCTCTGCGTATCGACAAGATGACCTTGGCCGGGCTTGAGGCGGTCCTTAAATGCTATCTCGAGCCGGCGACTTTGCGTGAACAGGTTCCAACTCTGCGAATGTTGACTGACTCTCCGATTCAACTCAAGAAAAAATCCCAGCGGCTCAAGCGGGTGGTCCGGAGGGTTTGCGAAAATGACGCGCGCCTGCGGCTTGAGGTTAGGGCCAGCACTTCCCGGGCCGGGGGTGGGGCTTTGCCGATGGTTGACCTGCCGGGTTTTTCCCTCTTTTGCCAGTTGTCCGGTAAAAATCCGCTTTCGCTGGAGAAATATCTGCGGGCTCGGACCTTGCCGGTGATTACTAGAATCGTTGATGACTGGCTGGTGTTTGATCCGCGGACCATTGACGAGAGCGAGTTTCCCGAGGTCGGCCGGGCCCTGCAAGAGCTTCTGCTGTTATCCGGAGAAACCGTTGTCTAG
- a CDS encoding alanine--glyoxylate aminotransferase family protein produces MQKQYLLAPGPTPVPPRVLQAMSLPIIHHRAPVFKEIFEEVRAGLKHLFQTKEEVLVLASSGTGAMEGAIVNLFSPGDKVIAVRAGKFGERWSELGKTYGLQVIDLDVEWGQALQVRVLADLLAREVDVKAVLLQASETSTGVMHPVKEVADLLREREDTLLVVDAITGLGVFPLPMDEWGLDVVVTGSQKALMLPPGLAFAALSAKAWKFNQRSTLPRYYFDFAKELKNSVKGQNAYTPAVSLIVGLREVLVMIKEEGLDQVFKRHARLAEATRAGVMALGLELFAPSAPSNAVTAVCAPHGIDGQDVVKVLRANGVTIAGGQDHAKGKIFRLAHLGYAADFDVLIGLAALEMALVSLGYDLAGRSAVRAAQEVLQKK; encoded by the coding sequence ATGCAAAAACAATATCTTCTGGCACCGGGACCGACCCCGGTGCCGCCCAGGGTTTTACAGGCCATGTCTTTGCCCATAATTCATCATCGGGCCCCGGTTTTCAAGGAAATCTTTGAAGAGGTCAGAGCAGGCCTGAAACATCTTTTTCAAACGAAAGAGGAGGTCCTGGTTCTGGCTTCTTCCGGTACCGGGGCCATGGAAGGCGCGATTGTCAATCTGTTTTCTCCCGGAGATAAGGTGATCGCCGTGCGCGCCGGTAAATTTGGCGAGCGCTGGTCTGAGCTTGGTAAAACCTACGGCCTGCAAGTCATAGATCTTGATGTGGAGTGGGGCCAGGCCCTGCAGGTCAGGGTGCTCGCTGATCTGCTGGCAAGGGAAGTTGACGTCAAAGCCGTGCTTCTGCAGGCCAGTGAAACCTCGACCGGGGTTATGCACCCGGTCAAGGAAGTCGCCGATCTGCTGCGTGAACGGGAGGACACCCTGTTGGTCGTGGACGCGATTACCGGCTTGGGAGTTTTCCCTCTGCCGATGGATGAGTGGGGTCTGGATGTGGTCGTTACCGGTTCCCAGAAAGCCCTGATGCTGCCTCCGGGATTGGCTTTTGCCGCGCTCAGCGCCAAAGCCTGGAAATTTAATCAACGTTCGACCCTGCCCCGCTATTATTTCGATTTTGCCAAGGAGCTTAAGAATTCCGTTAAAGGGCAGAACGCCTACACTCCGGCGGTTTCATTGATTGTCGGTCTGCGGGAAGTTCTGGTGATGATTAAGGAAGAGGGCTTGGACCAGGTGTTTAAGCGTCATGCCCGCCTTGCGGAAGCAACCCGGGCCGGCGTGATGGCTTTGGGGCTTGAACTTTTTGCCCCGTCGGCGCCATCCAACGCCGTTACTGCGGTTTGTGCTCCGCATGGGATTGATGGCCAGGATGTGGTTAAGGTGCTGCGCGCCAATGGCGTGACCATCGCTGGGGGGCAAGATCATGCTAAGGGCAAAATCTTTCGCCTGGCTCATCTGGGCTATGCGGCGGATTTTGATGTGCTGATCGGTCTGGCGGCTCTTGAGATGGCGCTGGTTTCCTTAGGTTACGATCTGGCCGGTCGCAGTGCCGTCCGCGCGGCCCAGGAAGTCTTGCAGAAGAAATAG
- a CDS encoding phosphoglycerate dehydrogenase, translating to MSAKAIEVFAAFEDIKVDVRVGMKPEELLAVIGGYDGLAIRSATKVTAEVLARADRLKVVGRAGIGVDNVDVEAATVRGIVVMNTPKGNTITTAEHTISMMLALSRNIPQATFSMKSGNWEKNRFMGKELFNKVLGVVGLGNIGSIVADRAQGLKMKVIAFDPFISEEKAANLDIELVSLEDLFRRADYISVHTPMTKDTRHMINRESFALMKDSVRIINCARGGIIKEDDLYEALRDGRVGGAAFDVFEEEPPAADHPLFSLENFICTPHLGASTDEAQVNVAVAVAEQIAEYLCQGTIVNALNVPSVSAEVLKVTGPYLNLAEKMGRFHTQLCSGDKCGLSEVRIEYKGKVTEHDTQPITTALLKGLLTPMVGDLVNFVNAPSLARERGITLVEVKTEEAGNFSSMISLIGQNNGNQHLISGALFGKTEPRIVKVDQFELEAIPEGHLLVIYAYDKPGVIGAIGSYLGENGINIGRMQFGRECVGGMSLSMVQIDGPIADAVVSGLAMLPNIVSVREIYL from the coding sequence ATGTCGGCTAAAGCAATCGAGGTGTTTGCCGCATTCGAAGATATTAAAGTTGATGTCAGAGTCGGGATGAAGCCCGAGGAGTTGCTTGCCGTGATCGGCGGCTATGATGGATTGGCCATCCGGAGTGCAACCAAGGTGACGGCCGAGGTGCTCGCTCGTGCCGACCGTCTTAAGGTTGTTGGCCGGGCCGGAATCGGGGTCGATAATGTCGATGTCGAAGCGGCCACGGTTAGGGGTATTGTGGTTATGAACACTCCTAAAGGCAACACCATAACCACGGCTGAACATACGATTTCAATGATGTTGGCCTTAAGTCGCAATATTCCGCAGGCGACCTTTTCGATGAAGTCCGGGAACTGGGAAAAAAACCGTTTTATGGGCAAGGAGCTTTTCAATAAGGTGCTGGGCGTGGTTGGGCTTGGCAATATCGGTTCCATTGTCGCGGACCGGGCGCAGGGACTGAAAATGAAGGTCATCGCTTTTGATCCGTTTATTTCGGAAGAAAAAGCGGCTAACCTGGATATCGAACTGGTTTCCCTGGAGGATCTTTTCCGGCGGGCTGATTATATCTCGGTCCACACCCCGATGACCAAGGATACCCGGCACATGATCAACCGGGAAAGCTTCGCCCTGATGAAGGACAGTGTCAGAATCATCAACTGTGCCCGGGGCGGCATCATTAAAGAAGATGATCTTTACGAGGCTCTGCGCGATGGTCGGGTCGGGGGCGCGGCCTTCGATGTTTTTGAAGAGGAGCCTCCGGCGGCTGATCATCCGCTGTTTAGTCTGGAAAATTTTATCTGCACGCCTCATCTGGGAGCTTCCACAGATGAAGCCCAGGTTAACGTCGCGGTCGCCGTGGCCGAACAGATTGCCGAATACCTTTGTCAGGGGACTATTGTCAATGCCCTGAATGTCCCCAGTGTCAGCGCCGAAGTTCTGAAGGTTACCGGCCCTTATCTTAATCTGGCGGAAAAAATGGGTCGTTTTCATACTCAGCTCTGCAGTGGCGACAAGTGCGGCTTGAGTGAAGTACGGATCGAATATAAAGGCAAGGTCACCGAACATGACACGCAACCGATTACCACGGCCCTGCTCAAGGGTTTACTGACCCCGATGGTCGGAGATCTGGTTAATTTTGTCAACGCTCCTTCTCTGGCCCGGGAGCGGGGGATTACGCTGGTCGAGGTCAAGACCGAAGAGGCCGGTAACTTTTCGAGTATGATTTCTTTGATCGGGCAGAATAATGGCAATCAGCATCTGATTTCCGGAGCGCTTTTCGGCAAAACCGAGCCTCGGATTGTCAAGGTCGATCAGTTTGAACTTGAAGCGATTCCTGAAGGCCATCTGTTGGTTATCTACGCTTATGACAAGCCCGGCGTGATCGGTGCGATTGGTTCTTATCTGGGTGAGAACGGCATCAATATCGGCCGCATGCAATTTGGTCGTGAATGTGTCGGAGGAATGTCATTGTCGATGGTTCAGATTGATGGGCCCATTGCAGACGCGGTGGTCAGCGGTTTGGCAATGTTGCCCAATATTGTTTCGGTAAGGGAAATTTATCTCTAA
- a CDS encoding SH3 domain-containing protein codes for MTGWCLIRGPLTRASFPRSAGPCKSFCCYPEKPLSRWSRYGFFLFLAWTCLGLVVPEAGAGVGGAGLAEIRVGRANVRKAPDRNSPKLFSLNRKTRVTVLEERDKWVLIKAGKDELRGWIFKSLVNFIKPALVEPEIEFFGNELEAEQELFFSVWLNWLRRQLAAPEKRHLELMVSRLAASVSEASDKARSAGFQDEWLLVLRLPFNREFYQAQKGSDLGPGTLDLLPYLGYLEVMLKGCDLLRMEMQRQPQVWSTGDLQTDKVVRAVIFLQAENGDQVGLSGSKKSGFTVFDPYLIMEMHGFSRFVIAAALPDQVAEFNQFVLPSAQLPNGNRAAAALAYDFFGCSD; via the coding sequence ATGACTGGCTGGTGTTTGATCCGCGGACCATTGACGAGAGCGAGTTTCCCGAGGTCGGCCGGGCCCTGCAAGAGCTTCTGCTGTTATCCGGAGAAACCGTTGTCTAGGTGGTCGAGGTACGGTTTTTTTCTGTTTCTGGCCTGGACTTGTCTGGGCCTGGTGGTGCCTGAAGCCGGGGCCGGAGTCGGTGGCGCAGGTCTGGCCGAGATTCGGGTGGGGCGAGCCAATGTGCGCAAGGCCCCGGATCGGAACAGCCCCAAGCTGTTTTCCTTGAATCGTAAAACTCGAGTGACCGTACTGGAAGAGCGCGATAAATGGGTGCTGATCAAAGCCGGCAAGGATGAACTTCGAGGCTGGATTTTTAAGTCGCTGGTAAACTTCATCAAACCGGCGCTGGTTGAACCGGAAATAGAGTTTTTTGGCAATGAGCTTGAGGCGGAACAGGAGCTTTTTTTCAGTGTGTGGTTGAACTGGTTGCGCCGGCAGCTGGCGGCGCCGGAAAAGCGGCATCTGGAGCTGATGGTTTCCCGACTGGCGGCATCGGTTTCAGAAGCGTCGGACAAAGCAAGGTCAGCCGGTTTTCAGGATGAATGGTTGCTGGTTTTACGACTGCCTTTTAACCGGGAGTTTTACCAGGCTCAAAAAGGCTCTGATCTCGGGCCCGGAACTCTCGATTTGCTGCCTTATCTGGGTTATCTTGAAGTTATGCTCAAAGGTTGCGACCTCCTGCGGATGGAAATGCAGCGGCAACCGCAGGTCTGGTCGACAGGGGACCTTCAAACCGATAAGGTCGTGCGGGCCGTGATTTTTTTGCAAGCCGAGAATGGCGATCAGGTGGGTTTGAGCGGCTCAAAAAAATCAGGTTTTACGGTTTTCGACCCTTATCTTATTATGGAAATGCATGGTTTCTCCAGATTTGTTATCGCTGCCGCCTTGCCGGATCAGGTCGCCGAATTCAATCAGTTTGTCCTGCCTTCGGCCCAGCTGCCGAACGGCAATCGCGCCGCTGCGGCCCTGGCGTATGATTTTTTTGGCTGTTCAGACTGA
- a CDS encoding coproporphyrinogen III oxidase family protein: MFIETLMTKFLRHINHSYLTFADFKPERLPQGRPQKEYLLYVHIPFCEELCPYCSFNRFKFNADLARRYFVALRREIILYGKRNFNCTGVYVGGGTPTVLPEELAETLNLIQGLFPVREISVETNPNHLTDEIVGVLSKAGVNRLSVGVQSFDDNLLKAMERYHKYGGGAEIEARIKQYLGVFSTLNVDMIFNFPSQVMASLQRDLEIIKNIPADQVTFYPLMVSTATEKVISRTLGQVDYRREKLYYEEIFRSLENDYRPGSAWCFSRKEAMIDEYIVDYDEYLGVGSGSFSYVNGVITANTFSVGNYCEKLEKDRTAVAFAKEFTLLERMRYDFMIKLFGTRLDLAGIRRRYGSLFQEQLWKELALFKALGALRVDGDHLFLTRKGYYYWVIMMREFFIGVNNFRDICREGVKEEG, encoded by the coding sequence ATGTTTATAGAGACCCTGATGACGAAATTTCTTCGTCACATTAACCACAGCTATCTGACCTTTGCCGATTTTAAGCCGGAGAGGTTGCCGCAGGGTCGCCCTCAGAAAGAATATCTTCTGTATGTTCATATTCCTTTTTGTGAAGAACTCTGTCCTTATTGTTCCTTTAATCGTTTTAAATTCAATGCCGACCTGGCCCGGCGCTATTTTGTCGCGTTGCGCCGGGAAATCATACTTTATGGTAAACGCAATTTTAATTGTACCGGAGTTTACGTCGGGGGCGGTACCCCGACGGTGCTGCCTGAAGAATTGGCTGAGACCTTAAATCTGATTCAGGGGCTGTTTCCTGTGCGGGAAATCTCGGTGGAGACCAACCCGAATCATTTGACCGATGAGATTGTCGGGGTCCTAAGTAAGGCCGGAGTCAATCGTCTTTCCGTCGGGGTGCAGAGTTTCGACGATAATCTGCTCAAGGCGATGGAGCGTTATCATAAGTATGGCGGCGGGGCTGAGATAGAAGCCCGGATCAAGCAGTATCTTGGGGTTTTCTCCACGCTTAATGTTGATATGATTTTTAATTTTCCTTCGCAGGTTATGGCCTCGCTGCAGCGTGATCTGGAGATCATCAAGAATATACCGGCGGACCAGGTGACCTTTTATCCGTTAATGGTTTCTACGGCTACCGAGAAGGTGATCAGCCGGACTTTGGGGCAGGTTGATTATCGAAGGGAAAAGCTCTATTACGAGGAGATTTTCCGCAGCCTGGAAAATGATTACCGGCCCGGCTCAGCTTGGTGTTTTTCCCGCAAGGAGGCTATGATTGATGAGTACATTGTTGATTATGATGAATATCTCGGGGTGGGCAGCGGCTCTTTCAGCTATGTCAATGGAGTCATCACGGCGAATACCTTTTCGGTAGGGAACTATTGCGAAAAGCTGGAAAAGGATAGGACCGCGGTTGCCTTTGCCAAAGAGTTTACCCTGCTTGAGCGGATGCGTTACGATTTTATGATTAAATTGTTTGGGACCCGTCTTGATCTGGCCGGAATTCGGCGGCGCTACGGCAGCCTGTTTCAGGAGCAGCTCTGGAAAGAACTGGCTCTTTTCAAGGCTCTCGGGGCTTTGCGGGTCGACGGCGACCATCTTTTCCTGACCCGTAAAGGCTATTATTACTGGGTCATCATGATGCGCGAATTTTTTATCGGGGTTAATAATTTTCGTGATATTTGCCGGGAAGGGGTCAAAGAGGAAGGCTAG
- a CDS encoding cytidylate kinase-like family protein, translating into MSVITISKEYASGGLEIAKALARKLGYEYIDKEIVQQVADHAKVSHQEVLDFEEEDHINIRAYLSRIIDLDIFKKNHQHSEAETEELETSYDDRDKIPYSFDTQGWIDSDIYREMICKVISALGQQANVIIAGRGGQCILKEQAGVINIRIIAAMADRIARLQVENPDLSNSQAQKQIEAMDKKSREYIKFYFNEDWKDPKLYDVVINTSRLSDERVVEWLGTLCQ; encoded by the coding sequence ATGTCGGTTATCACAATTTCCAAAGAGTATGCTTCAGGAGGGCTGGAGATAGCCAAGGCGTTGGCCAGAAAACTCGGGTATGAATATATCGACAAAGAGATCGTCCAGCAGGTTGCCGACCATGCCAAGGTGTCGCACCAAGAGGTTCTGGACTTCGAGGAAGAAGACCACATCAATATCCGGGCCTATCTTTCCCGGATTATCGATTTAGACATCTTTAAAAAGAACCATCAACATTCCGAAGCAGAAACCGAGGAGCTTGAAACCTCCTACGACGACCGCGACAAGATTCCCTACTCATTCGACACTCAGGGTTGGATTGACAGCGACATTTACCGGGAGATGATCTGCAAGGTGATTTCGGCTCTGGGCCAACAGGCCAACGTCATAATCGCCGGTCGCGGCGGCCAATGCATCCTCAAGGAGCAAGCCGGAGTCATCAACATCAGGATCATTGCGGCAATGGCGGACCGGATAGCCCGGCTTCAGGTTGAAAATCCGGACCTCAGTAACAGTCAAGCCCAAAAACAAATTGAGGCAATGGACAAGAAAAGTCGCGAATACATCAAATTCTATTTCAATGAAGACTGGAAAGACCCAAAACTTTACGATGTTGTGATCAACACCAGCCGTCTCAGTGACGAACGGGTAGTTGAATGGCTCGGAACCCTCTGCCAATAA